The sequence GCATATTTTGTTTGTTTCTCATTCAGTTCACCAAAAGTCTTTGCTAATAAAATTTCAGAAAACCCAATGATTGAATTTAAAGGTGTGCGGAGTTCATGGCTCATATTTGCCAGGAATCTTGATTTTGCCTCAGTTGCCTCCTGAAGCTGTTTATTAGTGACATTTAATTCTCTGGTAAGTTTGGCAATAGTCTCTATCGCCTCCTCCATTCCCGTTTTTTTCTGACTGCCCTTAAAAAACTCAACGAGTTTCTGATGTAATTTATGTTCTACTGTAAAAATTTTCTCTATGACAATCCACATAAAAACCAGAGGCACTGTGAGTAAAAAAGGTACAATAGGCAGGTGAATATGCAGGTAGGTAAAAAGTAAAAAAGAAATATGTATAATTCCAAGCAGTATCACTACAGCTATGATGGTATTATACATAATCCGCTCCCCTTTAATGAAAAGAGCTATTACCAGCCCAAGAATAAGTATTATCAAAATAACGGCTATTTTGTTTAATGGAACAATATAATTTCCGTTTAGAATTGTATTAATTATATTAGCTTGAACTACTACACCGTTTGAAATTCCTGCGTATTTTGAAAATGGGGTTAGTTTTTCATCACCCATTCCTCTGGCAGTGCAACCAACCAAAACAATTTTATCCTGGAAAT is a genomic window of bacterium containing:
- a CDS encoding ATP-binding protein translates to FQDKIVLVGCTARGMGDEKLTPFSKYAGISNGVVVQANIINTILNGNYIVPLNKIAVILIILILGLVIALFIKGERIMYNTIIAVVILLGIIHISFLLFTYLHIHLPIVPFLLTVPLVFMWIVIEKIFTVEHKLHQKLVEFFKGSQKKTGMEEAIETIAKLTRELNVTNKQLQEATEAKSRFLANMSHELRTPLNSIIGFSEILLAKTFGELNEKQTKYANNIHTSGKHLLTLVNDILDLSKVEAGKIELTIEEIPLKETLSECETLVKTLASKKNLLLEFKVEGISTVHTDPTRFKQIMYNLLSNAIKFTPEGGRINVNARPVDEMVQISVQDTGIGIAEKDQQRVFEEFEQVDSAYSRQYAGTGLGLPLTKKLIELHKGRIWLESEVGKGSTFTFTIPLRTEKTSVIEEVSAPSVK